Below is a genomic region from Catenuloplanes atrovinosus.
GCACCACCATGGTCAGCGGCGAGATGAAGAAGAACGCGAGGACGATCGCCACCTCGTTGAGCGTGACGTTCAGTCCCTGCCGGCGCGACGTGGTCCAGAGCGTGGTGGCGTCCGTGACCAGGAACAGCGCGAAGAAGATCGGGATCAGCAGCAGATCGGACCGCGGAATGTCCCGCTCGATCTGCGCGACGATGGTGAAGACCACCGTGAGGACGGCGAGCGGCCCGGACACGTACCAGGCACGCTGCGGGGAGGGCCGTCTGACGGCTTCAGGCACGAACCCTCCTCGCGCGCCGAGATCTCAAGCAGTGCCGGCCGCGCGGCCGGCGACGTGATCGAGCGTCACCACTCCCAGCCGTCGGTCGCGACGACCGTGCTCTCGGCTTCGGCGGCGGCGTGGGCACCGACCTCGGCGGCCACCGACCGCGCCGCGAGGAAGCCCGTGGCGACCGTGGCCACCACAAGAAGAGCAACGAGGATGAGCTGCTGGACCTTGGTTCCGACAACACCTGCGGACATCGGGGGGACTCCATTTCGCACCGTTTGAGCAGACCCCGTCGGAGCCGGGGTTTTTAGATCGTCCCACACGGTCAGAGGGCCACAAAACCCGCAACCATTGGTCGGACGTTAGTACCGGTAAATCTGCCCGTAAGTATGAGCATGCGCAACCGAATGGCGCTTCTGATCGGCGACGTCGACCGCGCTGTCCACCATGCGTGCGCACTACCCACATTGTCCGTTGCCAAGTCGTGCTGCATGACCATAATGCCTCCAGATCGCACGGCATCGGGCCAAAGCGACAAAAGTTGAAAGTAGGAGGTATTGCGAATGAAGCTCACCTTCATCCGCAAAACGGTGCTGTCGGGCAATACGAACTGCCCGTCGCTCTACCACACGGACCGGGACACCTTCCTGGTGCAGGGCTGGCGCGTGACCGACCCCGACGCGCTGTCCCAGCTCCAGATCCCGTCACACGAGACGGTGGTCGAGGTTCCGGTGGACGTCCTCGCGGAGGTGCTGGCCGCCAAGGCCGGCTGACATCTCGCCCTTCTCTCCCCCTCGGTCCGGTCGCTCGCCGGCACGCCTCACGGCCGCACACCCAGTGAGCCGGACCGTTCACGCCGAGGAGCAACGGTGAAACACCTCGGCCCCTGACCGGTACATTTCGGTCAGGGGCCGGCGAGAATTCGTGCCGGACAAATGGTTGTGCATTTGCACGTGCGCCGAATTCCCTAAGAGCCGATAAATCGTCCGCATCACGACGCACATAGGGTGAAGGCTCCGTTCCACGCCCCCTGGAGCCGCACGTTGACCGAGAAGCCGCTGCGCGCCGACGCCGCCCGCAACCGCGCTCGCATCCTCGCCGTCGCCGCCGAGGTCTTCGCCGCCAAGGGGCCCGCCGCCGGCACCGAGGAGATCGCCGCCCGCGCCGGCGTCGCCATCGGCACCGTCTTCCGCCACTTCCCCACCAAGGACGCGCTGCTCGCCGCGATCATGAAGGACACGCGCGACCGCCTCGCGGCGCTGGCCACCACCGCCGCCACGCTGGAGGACTTCTTCACCGCCGTGGTCGCCGAGGCCGCGGCCGCGCACACGGTCGCCACGCTCCTCTCCACGGACGTCACCGCCGGACCCGCCCTGGAGTCCCTGACCGGCGCCGTCGCCGCGCTCCTCTCTCACGATCAAGAGCATGCGCGGGTACGCCGCGACGTCCGCCTCGACGAGGTGATGGCGCTGCTCACCGCCACCAGCCAGGGCGCGCTCACCGCCGCCTGGCCCGCCGACCTCCAGGCCCGCACGCTCGCCGTCGTCTTCGCCGGGCTGCGCCCGTGAGCGCCGTCCGCCGCCGGCTCCGGTCGCTCGCGCTCCTCGAACTGATCAACATCCCGCTCTGGGGCTGGGCCGCGTTCGGGGCGCTGGGCCTGCCCGCGACCGCGCTCGACCTGGCCGGCTTCGCGCTGTTCGCGCTGCTGCTGGCCGAGGGCGCCGGGTACTGGCTGGCCAAGCTGTGCCAGACCGGCCGTACCGTGCCGGGCCTGTGGTTCTTCCGCGCCGCCCGGCTGATCAACCCAGTGCTGCTCGCCGCCGGCCTGATCCTGACCGTGACCGGGCGGGCGTGGGCCGGGCTGTTCTTCACCGGGTTCGCGGTGCTCGAGCACGTGAACTACTTCCACGTCCAGCTCATGTACGACAACCGCGCCGACCTGCGCCGCCTCGCCCGGCGCGGCTTCCGGCGCTCACACCTCGCCCGCGACCTCGCCGCCTGAGCCGGCCCGATCCCGCGCGGACGCTCGTTCCCGGCCGCGGAACCGCCCCGGGGCGATGCCGAACTCGCGCCGGAACGCCGCGGCGAAGCTGAACTCGGTGGCGTAGCCGAGCCGCTGGGCGATCGCGCCGAGCGGCAGGTCCGTGCGGCGCAGCAGGTGAGCGCCGTGATCCAGCCGGCGACGGAGCAGATAGGCCCCGGGCCGCTCGCCGATGGCCGCGGTGAACCCACGGGCGAACGCCGAGGGCGACATGTGGGATACCTCACTCAGCTGCCGGACGGTCCACGGCCGGAACGGCTCCTGGTTGACCATCCGCAGCGCCCGGGCGATCCGCTGATCCGCCACGACCGGGCCGGCCGCCGCACCCGTCCCGTCGTGCCACATCCGGAGCAGATGGATCAGCAGCAGGTCGACCACCGCCGGCAGGGCGAGATCGCTGCCCGGCCTCGTGTCGGCCGCGTGCTGGCAGAGCAACTCGGTCAGCGGCCGCAACGCCGGATGACGGTCGTCGTCGAGCACCATGGTGATCACATCCGGCAGCCCGCTCAGCGACTCGTGCACCCGCCCCCGGTCGAGGTGGTAACAGCAGGAGACGAACTCCACGTCCTGCGACGCCTCGGGTTCGTGCGGCGCGTTCCGGAAACCGTGCGGCCGTCCGTGCGGCACGAAGACGATGCCACCCGGCCCGAGCGGGATCGGCCGCCCGTCCTCCGGGACCAGCCACGGGGCTCCGCGCCGCACCAGGTGCAGCCCAGTGCCGTTGATCTCCGGGAAACTCCTGGACCACGATCCGGCGTACCGGTTGCGCACCGCCACGGCCCGCCCGGCCCTGGTCGTGGCTACCGCCTCGCTGATCACGTCCATCCGCCGGATGCTACTGCCGCGCACACATTCGTATCGAGACGATCATCTTCCGCATGGCGCCGCCGCGCGTACCCCGTGTTCGCTGTTCCGCATGGAACTCTTCGTCGACGGCGTGCGGCAGGTCTACCAGGTGTACGGCCGCGGACCGATCTGCGTCGCGCACCCCGGCGGCCCCGGACTGCACTGGGAGTACCTGCGGTCGCGCGAACTGGAGGCCCACTTCACCGTGGTGTACCCCGCGCCGGTCGGCACGGGCGCCTCCGGCCGCCTGCCCGGGTACACGCTGGACACCTACGTACGCTTCCTCGCCGCCCTCGTCGACCACCTGGGTGAGCCGCGCGTTCATCTGCTCGGCCACTCCCACGGCGGTTTCGTCGCCCAGAGTTACGCGCTGAGGCACCCGGACCGGGTCGCCGGGCTCATCCTCTACTCCACGTCCCCGGACGCCGGCCCCGGCTTCTGGTCACAGGCGATGGCCGGCCTGGCCGCCTATCCGCGGCGCCACCCGGACGTGCCGGAGGCGGCTGCCGTGCCCGCGGCCCTCCAGCGCGCGGTCGCCGCCCCGGACGACGACACGATGAGCCGCGCGTTCGCCGCCGCCGTCCCGGTGTACTTCGCCGACTTCTGGTCCCGGCGCGCCGACTTCGCGCCGTGGCAGGCCGCGATCCGCATGTCCCGCGCGCCCGCCACCGCCCAGGACCCGGCCGTGTTCGACGTCCGGGCGCGCCTCGGCGAACTGACCATGCCAACGATGATCATCACCGGCCGCGAGGACTTCATCTGCGGGCCGCCCTGGGCGGCGCAGCTGGCACACGGCATACCCGGCTCCCACCTGCGAATCCTGCCGCACAGCGGCCATTTCGCCCACGTCGAGGAACCGGCCGCTTTCGCCACCGCCGCAGCGGAGATCTTGCGGCTCCAGCGGTAAGGGCATCCCTCTGTGGCAGCGGTGAACCGCCGCCCTCCGCTGCGAACGGGAAGGGCCTCAGTGCGAGGGCCGTCGGTCGCGACCCCCGCACATCCGCGGGCGGCGAGGGAAAGGCCGACATCTACGGCAGTCGGTACGCCGCTCTGTCCAATTGGCGCCGTATGCGATGGCCGGACGCGCCGCGATCTGCGGTATGGCAGATCGACCAGTCGTTTTTTTTACCATCGTTGTCGCCCAGGGCGCTGGCCATGGCTCCGAGAGCCCCCGCCAGCATGAGCATCCACACTTGGAGTTCCGTCGGGTTGCCGCTCCACCCCGCCAGCCCGGCCGCCATGACCGCGCCTCCGGCGATCAACGCCGAGGCTGCTCTACGAATCACCACCCGGGGCGACGGCATGTAGCAATAGTGGCACGCACCGTCAACGCATTCGACGTACCCGATGAGAATGTCCGCCACGAACCCGGACCGCCGAGGCCGGCTCTTATCTCCCCCGAGAAGCGGAAAGGCCCCCGACCGCGTTTCCGCTGGTCGAGGGCCTTCAACCTGCCTGGTGGCGGGTAGAGGATTCGAACCTCTGTAGCTTTCGCGACGGATTTACAGTCCGCTCCCATTGGCCGCTCGGGCAACCCGCCAAGGCACACCACCGCGTAGGACGCGCTGGCGAGAGCCAGAATAGCCGTAGCCCTCGGGGGGCTCGCAACCGGGTACGGTCGGCAGGGTGGGTGGGGCCGGAGACGGCCAGACCGAGACAATCTCAGATGTCCCAGCAGGAACAGCAGGAGCAGAGGCATGGCAGCCAACCCGTCGTTCGACATCGTCAGCAAGGTGGAGCACCAGGAGGTGGACAACGCCCTCCGCCAGACCGAGAAGGAACTGGGTACGCGGTTCGACTTCCGCGGTACGGGGGCGGAGATCGCCTGGGCGGGTGAGGACGGCGTCACGATCACGGCGGAGACCGAGGACCGGGTGAGCGCGGCCCTGGAGGTCTTCAAGGAGAAGCTGATCAAGCGGAACATCTCGCTCAAGTCGCTGGAGGCGGGCGAGCCGCGGGCGTCGGGCAAGACGCACAAGATCGACTGCAAGATCGTGCAGGGCATCGCCACGGACAAGGCCAAGCAGATCAGCAAGAAGATCCGCGACGAGGGGCCGAAGGGCGTGCAGGCGCAGATCCAGGGCGACTCGCTCCGGGTCACCGGCAAGAAGAAGGACGACCTGCAGGCCGTGATCTCCCTGCTGAAGTCCGAGGACTTCGGCGTGGCACTGCAGTTCACGAACTACCGCTGAGGCGGTTCGATCACCGGTTGATCCGCGCGGACGGGGTCATGGGCCGACAGGTCGGGCGGCTCGCGCCCGACCTGTCGAGTCGACTCCGTCGCGCGGATCACCCGTCCTTCTCAGCGCGAGTGACTTCCGCCAAGATCCCGGGATCGCGGGCCGCGAGGAGGCCGTAGATCCCGAACAACGCGCATGCCGCGTTCGTGGACTGCGAGGCCTCGTAGATTCGGACGACACGCAGGCCCGCGACCATCTGGATCGCGCGGCTCCGGTCGGGCCGTTGGGCACCGGCCTCTCCGGCGGGCCGAGACGTGGAGCGGCCCCCGCCACACAGAAGGCGGGGGCCGCGGGAGGAAGAGATCAGTGCGAGGCGACCGCCATCGTCTGGAGGCGGCGGATTCGCTCGTCCATCGGGGGGTGGGTGGAGAACAGGGCGGACAGGCCGCCGCCGGTCAGCGGGTTGGCGATCATCAGGTGGGCGGACGACGCCACCCGAGTGTCGGCCGGGAGCGGGATGCGCTGGGTGCCGTAGGAGATCTTGCGGAGGGCGTCGGCGAGGGCGAGCGGGTCGCGGGTCAGGCGGGCGCCGGACGCGTCGGCCTCGAATTCGCGGTTACGGCTGATCGCGAGCTGGATGATGCTGGCCGCGATCGGGCCGAGGACGATCATGAGGAGGAGCGCGGCCGGGTTCGGGGCGTCCTCGTCGTCACCGCCGCCGAGCGGGATGAAGATTGCCAGGTTTGCCAGCATCGTGATGATTCCGGCGAGGCCGGCGGCGACGCTGGAGATCAGGATGTCGCGGTTGTAGACGTGGGAGAGCTCGTGGCCGATCACGGCGCGCAGTTCGCGGTAGTCGAGCAGCCGCGTGATGCCGACGGTGACGGCCACGGCCGCGTTCCGCGGGTTGCGGCCGGTGGCGAACGCGTTGGGCTGGAGCGCCGGGCTCACGTAGAGGCGCGGCATCGGCTGGCCGGCCTCGGTCGCGAGTTCGCGGACCATCTGGTACAGCGCGGGGAACTCGGCCTCGCTGACCGGCCGCGCGCGCATCGAGCGGAGCGCGATCCGATCGCTCCAGAAGTAACCGGCCGCGTTCATGCCGAGCGAGAGCAGGACGGCGACGACCAGGCCGGTGCTGCCGCCGAACCAGTACCCGACGCCCAGGATCATGGCCGTGAGCAGGCCCAGCAGGGCGGCCGTCTTGAGTCCGTTGTGGTGGCTGTGCACGGTGACTCCTTCATCGAGTGAGCTGGTGGCTCACAGAAGGTGAAACACGTTCTCCTCCACCGAATAATCCGCGCGTGCCTGTGACCTTGCTGAGCGTGAGGGGCCGGCCGGAGTCACAGCGCGGTCAGGCGCAGCAGCGGCTCGGGGGCGAAGCCGAGCAGCACGGCCAGCACGGTCGCGGCCACCAGCACGGCGCCGACCGGCCACGGTACGTGGGACCAGCCGGTGCCGGCCGAACCGTCCCGGGTCGGGGTGCCGTAGAGCGACGCGGCCACCCGCACGTAGTAGGCCAGTCCGATCACGGCGTTGAGCGCCACCACCAGCGCCAGCCAGCTCGCGTCGCCGTCGACCAGCGCGCGGACCACGGTCACCTTCGCGAACAGGCCGGCCAGCGCGGGCGGCAACCCGGCCAGGCCGATCAGCGCGAACGCCAGCATCCCGCCGACCCACGGCGCGCGCCGGGCCACGCCGCGGAAGTCGTCCAGGTCGCCGCCGTCCGCCGCGACCGGGCGCAGCGCGACCACGGCGGCGAACGCGGCCAGTTCCAGGAGCACGAAGAACGCGGCGTACGCCAGCGTGGCCGCCACCACCGGCTGCCACTCCGGCGAGCCGAGCGCGGTCGCGCCGAGCGGTGCCAGGATGTAGCCCGCCTGCGCCACCGACGACCAGGCCAGCAGCCGGACGGTACGGGTCTGCCGGAGCGCCACCACGTTGCCGACCGTCATGGTGAGCACCGCGAGCACGGCCAGCACCGGACCGGTCTCCGCGCTCGGCAGCACGCCGTCGACGACCGCGAGCAGCGCCACCACGCCGCCGAGCTTGGACGCGGTGGACAGGTACGCCGCGACCGGCAGTGGCGCGCCGTCGTAGGTGGCCGGCGCCCAGGCGTGGAACGGCACGGCCGCGACCTTGAACGCCAGCCCGGCCACCAACAGTGCGCCGCCCACGCCGGCCAGCGGCAGCCCGGCGTCGAGCGCACCCGGCAGGGTGGACAGGTGCAGCGCGCCGGTCGCGGCGTGGAGCAGCGCCGCGCCGAGCAGCGTCACCGACGTCGCCACCACGCTGACCACGAAGAACGTCACCGCGGAGTCCGCGCTCGCCCGCTGCATCCGCAGTTGCTCGGCCGCGACCTCTCGCTCCGCGGCCAGCGGGAGGTCACCATTCTCCGGCGCGGCGTTCAGCGCGTCGGACGACGTTCGATCCTCCGGGGACGGCTCCGGGTAGACCGGCGCGCCCGCGCCGGTGAAGACCGCGCGCGGCGAGGCGCTGCGGCGCAGCCCGACCAGCAGGTACAGCGGGAGCGTCAGCGTCTCCAGCGCCACGATCAGCGTGATCAGGTCGCCGGCCGCGCCGAGCACCACGCCGCCGGTCATCGAGCAGGCGAGCAGGAAGCAGTACTCCCCGGCCGGTACCGCCCCGGCGCGCAGCATCGGCGCGGAGAGCGCCAGCACGGCCAGCGTGAGCAGCGCGAACAGCACCCCGGCCAGCGCCGCCCGGTCGGTCGCCAGGTATGAGCAGGCGCCGCCCACGCAGAACGACCCGCGATCCGGTCCGGTACCGGTGACCGCGGCCACGACGACGGTCAGCGCCGCGCCGACCGCGGTCCCGGCGGCCACCGCGCGCGGCGGCCCGAACAGGTCGATGAGCAGCACCAGCACCGCGGTCGCCGCCGCCACGTACGCCGGGAGCAGCGCCAGCTGATCGATGGTCACGGACGCACCGCCTCCAGGAGGACACCGATCGGCACGTCCGTGCCGGTGAGCACCAGCGCCGGCCAGACACCGAGCACCAACACCAGGATCACCAGCGGCGACCAGGCGAGCAGCTCGGCCGCCGTCGGCCACCCCGGCACCAGCCGCTCCGGCAACGCCACCTCACTGGGCGCAGCCGACCCGGCACCCCCGGAAGCACCGGCACCGCCGGAAGACGCCACCGCCGCGGACAGCGCCCCCGCCACCGCCCACGACGGGACCAGCAGCGACACCGCCGGGCTGGCCGGCCCGTGCGTCACCCGGCGCAGCAACCGCAGCAGGTAGGCCGCGGTCAGTGCGCCCCCGAACGCCGCCAGCACGGCCAGCGTGATCCACAGCCCGCCGCCGCGCCGCACGGCCGCGACCACCGCGAACGCCTCGCCCCAGAATCCGGCCAGCCCGGGCAGACCCAGCGACGCGATCGCCGCGAAGCCGAGCAGCCCGGCCAGCCGCGGCGCGTTCTCCCGCAGCCCGCCCAACTCGTCCAGGCGGCCGGTGTGCGCGCGGTCCTTCACGGCCCCGGCCAGGAAGAACAGCAGGCCGGTGATCACCCCGTGGGCGATGTTGCCGAGCAGCGCCGCCTGCACGCCGGTTGCGGTCAGCGTGGCGATGCCGAGCAGCACGAAGCCCATGTGGCCGACGGACGAGTACGCGATCAGCCGCTTCAGTTCGGTCTGCGCCAGGCAGACCAGCGACCCGACCACGATCGCCGCGACCGCCAGCACGCCCAGCACGCCGGACAGCGCCTCCGCGCCCGCGGGCGCCGCGCCCAGCCCGACCCGGATCAGCCCGTACGTACCCATCTTCAGCAGCACGCCGGCCAGGATCACGCTGCCCACGGTCGGCGCCTGGGTGTGCGCGTCCGGCAGCCAGGTGTGCAGCGGCCACAGCGGACTCTTCACCGCGAACGCGATCGCCAGCAGCGCGAACGCGAACACCTGCGTGCCCCGGTCCAGCGCGAACGGCGCGTCCAGCAGCGACGACGTCCCGGCCCCGGTCACCACCACCAGCACGCCGACCAGCAGCAGCACGGAGCCGAACAGCGTGTAGAGCGCGAACTTCCGCGCCGCCGCCCGCTGTGGCTCCCGGTCCGCCGGGTCCGTGCCGTAGTGCGCGCCGCCCCAGACCGCGATCACCGCGTACATCGGCAGCAGCACGACCTCGAAGAAGACGAAGAACAGCACCAGGTCGAACGCGAGGAACGTGCCGAGGATGCCCACCTCGATCACCAGCAGCAGCGCGGTCAGCAACCGGCCGGGCCCGCCCGGCGGCACCCGCCAGACCGTGTAACCGCAGCACAGCAGCGTGAGCAGCGCGGTCAGGACCACCAGCGGGTACGAGATCGCGTCCACGCCGAGCTGGAAGCGCAGGTCGAGCGCGGGCACCCAGGGCAGGTCGACCAGCGCCCACGGCCTCGGCGCGGCGGGCTCCGGGGTGTACGCGAACCAGCTCCCCCACCGCAGCGGCACGGCCACGGCCAGCGTCGCCGCGGCGATCACGGTGCCGAGCACGCGGGCCTGCCGGTCACGCGCGGCCGGCAGCAGCGCCACCGCGAGCGCGCCCAGCGCGGGCAGCGCGAGCAGCGCGATCAGCAGCGCGGACGACGTACCCGGGGCGATCATGCGCCACCGCCCAGGATCGCGGCCGCGAGGCCGATCAGCAGCACGCCGGCCAGCAGCGCGGTGGCGGCCCGGGGCAGCGGCGCCCGGTGCGCGCGGGCCAGCAGCCCGCCGAGCCCGGTGGTGCCGCGGCCGGCGCCCTCCACCGCGCCGTCCACCACGGACTCGTCGACCCGGCGCAGCGCCGCCGCGATCGCGCGCGCCGGTCGTACCACGGCATGGTGTTGCAGGTCATCGAGGTGGAACGCGTGGGCGAGGACCGGCCGGAGCGGGCCGAGCGCGCTCGCGGGGTCGGCGTCCGGCCGGCGCCGCCACAGCCACCACGCGGAGATCGCGCCCGCGGCCAGCAGCGCGAGCGCCAGGAACAGCGACGGCGAGACGTGCGGCGCGGCCAGGCCGAGGTCCGCGCGCGCGTCCGGCAGCAGCGCGATCAGGCCGAGCAGCGCGCTCGGCACCGCCAGCGCCATCACCGGCCAGTGCATCAGCGCGGGCGGATCCAGCGGTCGCGGCTCCGAAGGCGGCGGTGGTTCCGCGGTCTCCGCCGCCTCCTGGACCTCCTTGCGGGCCAGCGCCTTGGCCTTGCGCGCGGCCTCCAGCTCCAGGTAGGTGGGCTTGCCGACGAACGCGGGCGTCACCGACGGCTCCGGCGCGGGCGGGTGCTCCGCCGCCTCCGCGCGGGCGGCCGGGACCGGGCCGAAGAAGACGCGCAGCAGCAGGCGCGTCGAGTACCAGGCGGTCAGCGCCACGCCGAGCAGCGCCACGACCCAGATGACCAGCGCGATCCAGGCCGGGACCTGCCCGTGCCCGTCACGCGCCTCGGCCGCGGCGGCGATCACGCTCTCCTTGCTCCAGAACCCGGCCAGCGGCGGCAGCCCGGCCAGCGCGCCCAGGCCGATCGCGGTGCACCAGAAGACGTCCGGCATGTTCTTCCGCAGGCCGCCCATCCGGGACATCAGGTTGCTGCCGACCGCGTGGATCACGCAACCGGCCGCGAGGAACAGCAGCGCCTTGAACGCGGCGTGGGTGAGCAGGTGGAAGATCGCGGCGCCGGGCGCGCCGATCGCCAGCGCCGCCGCCATGTAGCCGATCTGCGACACCGTCGACCAGGCCAGCACGCGCTTGATGTCCTCCTGCGCGGTCGCGGCCAGCGCGCCGAGCAGCAGCGTCACGGCCGCGATCAGGCCCAGCACGCTCAGCGCGAGCGGGGACTGCACGAAGACCGGGTAGAGCCGGGCCACCACGTACACCCCGGACGCCACCATGGTCGCGGCGTGGATCAGCGCGGAGACCGGCGTCGGGCCGGCCATCGCGTCCGGCAGCCAGGTGTGCAGCGGGACCTGCGCGCTCTTGCCCGCCACCCCGGCGAGCAGGAGCAGAGCGATCCAGCCGGGGTACGTACCCGCGAGGATCTCCGGGATGCCGAACGTGCCCGCGTGCACGGCCAGGAACGCGATGCCGAGCAGGAAGCCGACGTCGCCGACGCGGGTGACCAGGAACGCCTTCACGGCCGCGGCCGGCGCCTCGGGCAGCGTGCGGTCGTGCCCGATCAGCAGGTACGAGCAGGCGCCCATCACCTCCCAGCCGATCAGCAGCAGGATCAGGTCGTCCGCGGTCACCACCAGCAGCATCGCGGCCGTGAACAGGCTCACCTGGGCGGCGTAGGGTGCGTACCGCTCGTCCCGGTGCAGGTAGCCGAGCGAGTAGACCTGCACGGCCAGCGCCACCGCGGTCACCGCCACGGACACCTGGATCGCGGTCAGGTCGGCGCGCAGGCCGAGCCGTACCGTCAGATCCCCGATCGTGATCCACTCCGCGGACGCGACGATCGGTTCGCGCGCGGTGGCCAGCAGCGTGACGGCGGTCAGCAGGGAGAGCGCGGACGCGGTGATGCCGAACGCGGCGGCCGGGAAGCGGCCCCTGCTCGTCGCCGGCAGCAGCAGGCTGCCCAGGCCGACCAGCGCCGGCGCGGCGATCATGAAGATGACCAGCGCCATCAGTGCTTCTCCGCCAGGTCGATCCGGTCCACCGCGACCGTGGTGCGCAGCCGGTAGAGCCGCAGGATCAGTGCCAGGCCCACGCCGACCTCGGCCGCGGCCAGCACGATCACGAACAGCGCGAAGACCTGGCCGTGCACGCTCCCGGTGGTGACCAGCACCAGGTTGACCGCGTTCAGCATCAGCTCGACGGCCATCAGCAGCAGGATCGCGTTCCGCCGGCGGAGCACGCCGAAGACGCCCAGACCGAACAGGATCGCCGCGACCACGTACGGGATGACGGGGTGCATCAGTGCTGCCCCCGGCTGACCACGATCGCGCCGACCAGCGCGGCGAGCAGCAGGATCGACAGCACCTCGAACGGCAGCACCCAGGTCTGGAAGACCGCCTCGCCGAGCCGCTCCGCGGTCCCCGGCTCCGGGTACGGCACGCGCGTCCAGCGGTACGCGTCCGCCAGCAGCGCGGCGAGCCCGAGCCCCGCGCCACCGCCGATCACCGCGGCGGGCCAGGCCGGCCGGTTGAGATCGTCGGAGCGGCCGATCGGCGCGCGGGTCAGCATCACCGCGAACAGCAGCAGCACCACGACCGCGCCCACGTAGATCAGCACCTGC
It encodes:
- the nuoK gene encoding NADH-quinone oxidoreductase subunit NuoK; the encoded protein is MHPVIPYVVAAILFGLGVFGVLRRRNAILLLMAVELMLNAVNLVLVTTGSVHGQVFALFVIVLAAAEVGVGLALILRLYRLRTTVAVDRIDLAEKH